Below is a genomic region from Pectobacterium polaris.
TACGCTGATATTGCCTGATGGCAGTGCACGTACGTTGCATAAACAGCCCTGACAGGAGAGGCAAACGCAGTGAGTCAACTAGCAAATAAGGAACGTTCGTTGTTGAGTATACTGCGTCCTTTCCGGCGCAGCTTTTGGAGCATTGGGATTTTCAGCGCCATCGTTAATCTACTGATGCTGTCGCCTTCGATTTATATGCTTCAGGTTTACGATCGCGTACTGGCTTCGGGGAATGGCACCACGTTGCTGATGCTTACTCTGCTGATTGCCGGTCTGGGGATATTCATGGCGGCACTCGAATGGGTGCGAAGTCTGGTGGTCGTAAGGCTCGGCACCCGTATCGATCTGCAACTGAATCAGCAGGTCTTCAACGCCGCATTTGAGCGCAATCTGGAAGCGGGAGAGGCCAAAGCGGGTCAGGCGCTGAACGATCTCACGCTATTGCGGCAGTTTATTACAGGCAACTCACTGTTTGCCTTCTTCGATATTCCCTGGTTTCCCTTCTTTTTATTAGTGCTGTTCCTGATCCATCCGGTTCTCGGCCTGTTGGCGCTGGGAGGAACGGTGGTGCTGGTGCTGCTGGCATGGCTGAATCAGTATCTCACCACGTCGCCTTTGGAAGAGGCAAACCATGAAGCGTTACAGGCGACCCATCTTGCGGATACGCAACTGCGTAATGCCGAAGTCATTGAATCGATGGGGATGCTGCCTAATTTGCGCCGTCGTTGGCTGGGGCAACACTACCGTTTTATTACGCTGCAAAATCTGGCGAGCGAACGGGCCGCGGTTGTCGGGGCTGCATCAAAACATGCGCGTATTTTTCTGCAATCGCTGATGCTCGGTGTGGGGGCCATGCTAGCGATTAAGGGCGAAATCACACCGGGGATGATGATTGCGGGATCAATTCTTGTCGGGCGCGTGTTGAGCCCTATCGATCAATTGATCGGTATTTGGAAGCCGCTGAGCAGCGCGCGGCAGGCCTGGTATCGACTCAGCCGTATCATGACGGCTTATCCGCCCAAAGCGGAAGCGATGGCGCTGCCTGCGCCGGTTGGTCAGCTCAGCGTCGAGAATGTGTTATTGCAGACGCCGCAAGGGGCATCAAGATTGCAGGATATCCATTTCTCGCTTCAGGCAGGCGAAACGTTGGCGATTCTGGGCGCATCGGGTTCAGGTAAATCGACGCTGGCACGTCTGCTGGTTGCGACGCAAACCCCGACGCGTGGCAAGGTTCGACTGGATGGGGCCGATCTCAGTCAGGTAGATAAAACGGCGTTTGGCCCGGCAATGGGCTATCTGCCACAGGATGTGCAGCTCTTTAAGGGCACGCTGGCGGAGAATATTTCCCGCTTTGGCGAGCATGACGCGGAAAAAATTATCGCAGCGGCGAAGCTGGCTGGCGTCCACGAAATGATTCTTAGCCAACCGCAGGGATATGACACGCCGCTTGGTGCTGACGGCAACGGGCTGTCGGGCGGGCAACGGCAACGTATCGCTCTGGCGCGTGCGGTGTATGGCGACCCCTGCCTGCTGGTACTCGATGAGCCAAACTCCAGCCTCGATAACGAAGGCGAAATGGCGCTGGCGCAGGCGATTTCGCATCTTCAGAAGCGGGGAGCGACGGTGATACTGATTACGCATCGTCCCGCCTTAACCACGCTGGCGCATAAAATTCTGGTGCTCAATCAGGGTAAGCAACAGCGCTTTGGGCCAGCGCGCGACATTCTGAACGAATTGCAGCCGCGTCGTGCCGCCAATCAAGCACAAATGACACCTGCCGCCGCTGTCCAGCCGTAACAGGGAATGATGAATACAGGGAAAGACATGTCCGCATCAGAAATAAGCGAAGAGAGTATGAACCAGACGGCGCGGAGCGATGAAAAACGTGCCGTGCGTCTGGGGTGGTTGCTGGTGCTCGCCGGGTTCGGCGGTTTTCTCCTGTGGGCACTGTTTGCACCGCTGGACAAGGGCGTCATGGTGAATGGCAGCGTCGTGATTTCTGGCAATCGCAAGGTTGTGCAGCACAATCAGGGTGGCATCGTCGATAAAATTCAGGTGAAAGACGGCGACAGGGTCGAGGCCGGTCAGATTCTGCTAACGCTGAATGAGGTCGATGCGCGTTCGGCGAGTGAAGGGCTGGATGGTCAGTATTTACAGCTGGTCGCGCGTGAAGGTCGGCTGCTTGCCGAGCAGCAGCGCCTGAGTGACATGGTGATGACGCCTCGACTGCAACCGCTGGCGGAAAAACCGGAGATGCGCGTGATTACGGCATTACAGCGTGATTTACTGCACAGCCGTCAGCAGTCGCTCAAACTTGAAGCGGAAGGAATGCGCTCAAGTATCGCGGGGATGGAGGCGTCGCTCAGCGCTCAGCGTCAGGTGATGTCCAGTAAGCAGAAACAGCGGGAGACGCTGGAACAACAGCTGCAAGGGCTGCGCTCACTGGCGGCGGAAAACTATGTCCCGCGCAACAAAATGCTGGAGAACGAACGTCTGCTGGCGCAGCTTAACGGCGATATCGCCCAGCTGGCGGGGGATATCAACCGTACCCGTCGTGATATTGAACAACAAACGCTGCTGATCGCCCAGCGCCAGCAGGAATACGACAAAGAAGTGAACAGCGAGCTGGCGGACGTGCGGGCGCTGCTGAGCGATGTGGGCAGTAAGAAGGAAAAAGCCGATTTCAATCTGGCGAATATTCAGATGCGCGCACCTGTTTCCGGCACGGTGGTCGGGCTGAAAGTGTTTACAGAAGGCGGTGTGATTGCGCCGGGTCAGACGCTTCTGGAGATTGTGCCGGACGATCAGCCTCTCTTTGTGGATGCGCGTCTGCCCGTTGAGCTGGTGGATAAGGTGTGGCCGGGGTTATCCGTCGAGCTTCAGTTCGTTGCGTTTAACCAGAGCACGACGCCGCGCGTGGCGGGAACGGTCGAGCTGCTGTCCGCCGACCGCCTGCTGGATGAGCGAGACGGCTCACCTTATTACAGCCTGCGCGTTCAGGTGGATGAGGCTGGGAAACGTGCGCTGGAGGGGCTGGAAGTCAAGCCCGGCATGCCAGTACAAGGGTTTGTTCGTACCGGAGAGCGGTCGTTCGTCAATTATCTCTTTAAGCCTTTAATGGATCGCCTGCATCTGGCATTAACGGAAGAATAATCATGCAAAGGATCGCGATAATCGTGTTGTTTGGGCTGCTTTCTTCGGGGGCCAACGCATTAGGGCTGCTTGATGCCTGGGAATTGGCGCTGCGTAACGACGCCCAGTTTCGCGCGGCGGGGTTTGAGCATGCGGCAGGTCAGGAAGAGGAGACGATTGGGCGCGCCAATCTGCTTCCCAATCTCCAGTATGGCTATAACGCTAACCGCAGCCATTCCAAAGTCACCCAAACGGATAGTTTTACTGGCAACACGCTAAAACGCGATTACGACAGCTACACGTCAACGCTATCGCTGCGCCAGCCGCTGCTGGACTATGCAGCCTGGGCGCGTTATCAGCAGGGCGTTGCCCGCACGCTGATGGCCGATCAGCGTTTTCGTGATCGCAGTCAGGATTTGATGGTGCGGTTATATCAAGCCTGGAGCAGCGCGCTGCTGGCGCAGGAAAAGCTGCAGTTGCTGGATGCGCAGCAGCGGGCGTATCAGGAACAGCTGGCGCTGAATAAACGCCTGCTGCTGGCGGGCGAAGGCACGCTAACGGATGTGCGGGAAACGGAGGCGCGTTTTACGCTGATCGAGGCGCAGCGCATTGAGCAGCAGGATAATCTGGATGCTGCGATCACCGATCTGGAAAATATGACGGGGACGGCGCTGGATATCACGACGCTGTATCCCATGATGCTGACTCAACTGCCATCTGCGGAATCAGGTAAGCAGACGCTGGCGCAGTGGCGCGATCTTGCTGTGCAGCACAATGCCAAACTGGCGACGCAGCGCGAAGGGCTGGCGATTAGCCGCTATGAAATCGAACGTAGCCGCGCCGGGCATTTGCCCACGCTGTCGCTGGTCGCATCGTCCCGTAATAGCCGTTCGGAAAGTGAATACAACTACAACCAGAAATACGACACGCAGAGCGTCGGTTTACAGCTGAATGTCCCCCTTTACGCTGGTGGTTCCGTCTCGGCATCCATGCGGCAGGCGGCGGCGGAATATCAGCAAAGTCAGGCGGAGCTGGACGATCAAACCAAGAAAACGCTGGCGGAATTGAAAAAGTACTACAACCTGTACAATAACGGATCGGCGAAAATTAAGGCCTGGCAAATGACGGCCTCGTCGGCGCAAGAAGCGGTCAACGCCACGCGGCTGAGTGTTGCAGGCGGAGAACGTATCAATCTGGATATTTTGCTGGCGGAACAGGATTGGTATAACGCCCGACGAGAACTGGCGGAAGCGAAATACAGCTGGCTTCAGGCATGGCTATTACTGCGCTATACCGCGGGTACGCTGAACGAGAAAGATATTTTGGAACTGGCGGCCTGGTTTCAGCCTGTAACAACGTCACTAGCCAACAACAAGACCATTCGCCAATAACAAGGCTATCAAAAACTAAAACAGATGATAAAAATCATATACGGATAACCGGCTATGATTTTTATCAGCAGGGAAGTCTACGCACGTGTAACGTGAAGTATGAAAAGTAGAAATGCATGACGAATAGAAAGGGTTCGATTTTGTGTGATATCGCGCCTCAGTAATACTTAAACTCCTTTAAAATCATAAAATCCCCGCATTTTGCATAATGGCCTCCATTCTTATTAGGAGGCTTTATCGTGAAAAAAATCAAAAAACCGCGTCTTACCGGCTGGATTGTGACATCCGCTTTGCTCTTTGCTGTTATCGGGCTGATTTCACCGCAACAGCTTCCCGTCACCGTCTATAAGCTCTCGCTTATCTCACTCGCTGCGGTATTAGGTTACTGGCTGGATCGCTCGCTGTTTCCTAAAGCGCGCCCTGGTTTATTCCTCGAACAAGGTGATGAACCTGTACCGCGTGGACGTTTCCCAGTTCGGGACGGCCACCACACCGTATTTGCTGCCTCGATGTTACGACGTGCGCTGATTGTGTCAGCCGTTTGCATCGGCGTAGCGATGGGGTTGTGATATGCGACACCTTCTCATCACGCTGCTTGTTAGCCCGATGCTTTTTAGCGCGACGGTCTGCGCCGACACGATCCCTCGTGCCGCGCAGGCGTACCGCAGTGATGTGATCCGCAGCGCACGGCTGGATTGGGGCATGAATGCCCCGATTGCTGACTTTGCGGCGCAGTTGCATCAGGAAAGCGGCTGGAATCCTCGGGCCGTTTCACCCGTCGGTGCACAGGGGCTGGCGCAGTTTATGCCGACCACCGCCGACTGGTTTAGCGGTATCGTTCCTGAACTTCGCGCTAATCAACCGTTTAATCCTGCCTGGGCTATCCGTGCTCTGACAGGCTACGATCGCTGGCTGTGGACGCGAATCAGCGCCAGCAACGACTGCGAACGTATGGCAATGACCTTGTCGTCCTACAATGGCGGGCTTGGCTGGTTACAGCGTGATAAGCAACGCGCGAAGATCGCCGAGAAGGACATACTCCGCTGGTTTGGTCATGTGGAAACCGTCAATGCCGGACGCAGTGCCGCCAACTGGCGTGAAAATCGCCATTATCCCGACCGCATTTTGCATCAGCTGGCGCCACGGTATTTGAGCTGGGGGAGGGCGAGCTGTGTGGAATAGTCTGTTTCTCAATAGCCTGAAATCCTTTCTTTCTCCACGTGTGGTCGCGGTCCTGCTTGTCGTGGTGTTGCTACTTGCGGTTTATCTGACAGGCCGTCATCAGGGTTATCAATTGGCGCAAGCACTGGGGGATGCCGCGCTGGCGAAACAGCAGGCGGCATTCAACTTGCTACAGCAGCAGCAGGCCGAAACCCAGAACCAGCTACTCCGTGCGGCGGCGGAGCAATACCAGCAGCAGGTAGAGCGTGGGAATCAACTCGAACAGCGCTATGTCGCAGCGCGTCAGAAACTGGCGGCGGATAACGCCGCTCTGCAACGGAAAATCGACCATGTTACTCAGCAATACATTGACGAAAAAGGCAAAGTTCAGCCTGTGCAGTGCGTGTTTACTCGTGGCTTCGTGCAGCACTACAACGCCGCTTTCGGTCTGTCCGCCAATGGTGCCTCAGACATTACCACCGCTGCCCGCCGCACTGGCGCAGCGTCCAATCTCGGCGCAACCGCTGACGCCGAATTACAGCCTTCAGGCGTCTCCCAGCGCGATATTCTCGCCAACATCAGCGACAACGGAGAGCGCTATCAGGCGTTGAGTGCGCAGGTTAACGCGCTGTTGGATTACATTGAAGCGCTACAACAGGCAGGGGAGGTAACACGTGAAGATTGAAGTGGAATTCTGGTCGCTGGTCGGCCTGCTATTGTCGTTTATGAGTTTCCTGTTTGCTGCCGGACGGATTCTGCTCACTCAGATTGAAAAGCGGCTGAACGAGCGTTTTGCCGCCCTGGAAAATGCACGCCAGAAGAGCGAGCAAGGCTGGACGCGACTGGAACGCGAGTTTCTGGAGTTTCGTGCTGACTTACCGCTGATCTACGTGCGACGCGAGGATTACATCCGTGGTCAGACGGTAATCGAAGCCAAGCTGGATGCGCTTTATAACAAGCTGGAGCTAGTGCAGCAGCGGTATTCGGGAGGCAATCATGGCTGATACGCAGCGTATCCGACAGGAATCGATGCGTTGGCACTTGCTCATCGCATTACATAAAACGCGGCCTTACACCGCGAATGAAATGTTCCTGCTAGCGCTGATGCAGCGGCTGTATGCCGATGCCTCAGAGCCGGAGCTGCGTCATGCACTGGATTATCTGGCCGATCGCAAGATGGCGGTATTGACCAAAGAGCTAGGCGGCGTCTGGCGGGCGAATCTTACCCGTCTTGGTGTGGATGTCGTGGAATACGCGGTTGACTGTATGGTTGGCATCGCCCGGCCAGAAAAATATTGGGATCGGTAATCCCATCGTATGGGTTTCTCTTCTGTCTTTACTCGTTATCAGTGTCGTCATATTTCTTTACGCCAGCACGATTGTGCTGGCGTTTTTTTTATCGAAATAATTTTTATTTTTCAGTCTGTTATCCGTGTTTCTTCAAATAAATCACTTCGCTGTTTTTTCTAAAACAGATTAAAAGCCGCAGCCAGTCATTATCCGGATACTAGCGCCATCAACACGATGTGCCACCAAAACAGTGCGCCATTAACACAGCGGGTGAACGGATATGAATACCAGACCAATTATCGATGCGGTGATAGCCCGCCTCCAGCAGCACTTACCGGCACGGCAGATTGCGTCCTGCCCAGAAAACATTCTGCTCGGACCCGATTTCCTGACACCTGGCGATGTGCTGGTGGGGTATCGCGGTTCCGAATTTTCCGCACCGGAAGATGCGGATTCTCCGGTTCAGACGCAGCGACCACAGCTGATGGTTGCCGTGCTGCTGCCGGAGCTGGATGGCGAAGACGGCGTGCTGGCCACGCTCGATATCGTCCGTCAGGCGCTGGGAGGATACCGACTGCCTGACTGTCATCGCGGTATTCGGCTAGTACGCGACCGCTACGTTGGTTACACCGAAGGACGCTGGCATTACGCCATCGATTGCACCACAGAAACCCTTTTTATCGAAGACCGCGAGCAGACGGATGGTCCGCTGCTTACCACGGTTAATTATGAGGAGAAAGACGCATGAAATACCGCTACACCGGCCCCGCCAGCGGCGTCACGCTGGCAGATGGTCAGGAAATTCTGCTTTGGCCCGCTCAGGTGACTGAACTGCCGGCAGATCATGAGTACGTAAAAACGCTGATCGCGCTGGGCTATTTGCTGCCTGTCGCGGATCAGATTCTGGCTGATAGCGCAACGGAGGTGACCCTTGGCCGCTAATTATTTAC
It encodes:
- a CDS encoding type I secretion system permease/ATPase translates to MSQLANKERSLLSILRPFRRSFWSIGIFSAIVNLLMLSPSIYMLQVYDRVLASGNGTTLLMLTLLIAGLGIFMAALEWVRSLVVVRLGTRIDLQLNQQVFNAAFERNLEAGEAKAGQALNDLTLLRQFITGNSLFAFFDIPWFPFFLLVLFLIHPVLGLLALGGTVVLVLLAWLNQYLTTSPLEEANHEALQATHLADTQLRNAEVIESMGMLPNLRRRWLGQHYRFITLQNLASERAAVVGAASKHARIFLQSLMLGVGAMLAIKGEITPGMMIAGSILVGRVLSPIDQLIGIWKPLSSARQAWYRLSRIMTAYPPKAEAMALPAPVGQLSVENVLLQTPQGASRLQDIHFSLQAGETLAILGASGSGKSTLARLLVATQTPTRGKVRLDGADLSQVDKTAFGPAMGYLPQDVQLFKGTLAENISRFGEHDAEKIIAAAKLAGVHEMILSQPQGYDTPLGADGNGLSGGQRQRIALARAVYGDPCLLVLDEPNSSLDNEGEMALAQAISHLQKRGATVILITHRPALTTLAHKILVLNQGKQQRFGPARDILNELQPRRAANQAQMTPAAAVQP
- a CDS encoding HlyD family type I secretion periplasmic adaptor subunit, with protein sequence MSASEISEESMNQTARSDEKRAVRLGWLLVLAGFGGFLLWALFAPLDKGVMVNGSVVISGNRKVVQHNQGGIVDKIQVKDGDRVEAGQILLTLNEVDARSASEGLDGQYLQLVAREGRLLAEQQRLSDMVMTPRLQPLAEKPEMRVITALQRDLLHSRQQSLKLEAEGMRSSIAGMEASLSAQRQVMSSKQKQRETLEQQLQGLRSLAAENYVPRNKMLENERLLAQLNGDIAQLAGDINRTRRDIEQQTLLIAQRQQEYDKEVNSELADVRALLSDVGSKKEKADFNLANIQMRAPVSGTVVGLKVFTEGGVIAPGQTLLEIVPDDQPLFVDARLPVELVDKVWPGLSVELQFVAFNQSTTPRVAGTVELLSADRLLDERDGSPYYSLRVQVDEAGKRALEGLEVKPGMPVQGFVRTGERSFVNYLFKPLMDRLHLALTEE
- a CDS encoding TolC family outer membrane protein; the encoded protein is MQRIAIIVLFGLLSSGANALGLLDAWELALRNDAQFRAAGFEHAAGQEEETIGRANLLPNLQYGYNANRSHSKVTQTDSFTGNTLKRDYDSYTSTLSLRQPLLDYAAWARYQQGVARTLMADQRFRDRSQDLMVRLYQAWSSALLAQEKLQLLDAQQRAYQEQLALNKRLLLAGEGTLTDVRETEARFTLIEAQRIEQQDNLDAAITDLENMTGTALDITTLYPMMLTQLPSAESGKQTLAQWRDLAVQHNAKLATQREGLAISRYEIERSRAGHLPTLSLVASSRNSRSESEYNYNQKYDTQSVGLQLNVPLYAGGSVSASMRQAAAEYQQSQAELDDQTKKTLAELKKYYNLYNNGSAKIKAWQMTASSAQEAVNATRLSVAGGERINLDILLAEQDWYNARRELAEAKYSWLQAWLLLRYTAGTLNEKDILELAAWFQPVTTSLANNKTIRQ
- a CDS encoding putative holin; its protein translation is MKKIKKPRLTGWIVTSALLFAVIGLISPQQLPVTVYKLSLISLAAVLGYWLDRSLFPKARPGLFLEQGDEPVPRGRFPVRDGHHTVFAASMLRRALIVSAVCIGVAMGL
- a CDS encoding transglycosylase SLT domain-containing protein: MRHLLITLLVSPMLFSATVCADTIPRAAQAYRSDVIRSARLDWGMNAPIADFAAQLHQESGWNPRAVSPVGAQGLAQFMPTTADWFSGIVPELRANQPFNPAWAIRALTGYDRWLWTRISASNDCERMAMTLSSYNGGLGWLQRDKQRAKIAEKDILRWFGHVETVNAGRSAANWRENRHYPDRILHQLAPRYLSWGRASCVE
- a CDS encoding Gp37 family protein, coding for MNTRPIIDAVIARLQQHLPARQIASCPENILLGPDFLTPGDVLVGYRGSEFSAPEDADSPVQTQRPQLMVAVLLPELDGEDGVLATLDIVRQALGGYRLPDCHRGIRLVRDRYVGYTEGRWHYAIDCTTETLFIEDREQTDGPLLTTVNYEEKDA